A single Ziziphus jujuba cultivar Dongzao chromosome 11, ASM3175591v1 DNA region contains:
- the LOC107431821 gene encoding probable chlorophyll(ide) b reductase NYC1, chloroplastic isoform X1, producing the protein MAKVAKLHIGPQGLDNLNFNGHFRTRPILLLGPGYRRYGPGVLTRRYGFCLRSFRSENGGELEEKEIESARKCGELKKESGFWSCLKSAVLGGVGLASRRDDDYKKAIVKLEEVFNSIAVQIGRYIVTMMSTGVVLAIGFQMSGGDSQMHTLIWYSWLGGIIIGTMIGSNMVLEEHCRAGPRNVVITGSTRGLGKALAREFLLSGDRVIVASRSPESVNETVRELEENLKEGKSTAGGSSSTNLAHAKVVGIACDVCEPGDVQKLANFAVNELGSIDIWINNAGTNKGFRPLLQFDDEDIKQIVSTNLVGSLLCTREAMRIMRNQAKGGHIFNMDGAGSGGSSTPLTAVYGSTKCGLRQLQASLLKECKRSKVGVHTASPGMVLTDLLLSGSTIQNKQMFNIICELPETVARTLVPRMRVVKGTGKAINYLTPPRILLALVTAWLRRGRWFDDQGKALYAAEADRIRNWAEDRTRFSFTDATEMYTENTWVSVFSLSVVCAFIILSSTNSNFPGT; encoded by the exons ATGGCCAAAGTTGCAAAGCTTCACATAGGCCCACAGGGTTTAGATAACCTTAACTTCAACGGCCACTTCAGGACCCGCCCGATACTCTTACTTGGTCCGGGCTACCGGCGGTACGGCCCAGGAGTACTCACCCGCCGTTATGGGTTTTGCTTAAGGTCTTTTAGAAGCGAGAATGGAGGGGAATTggaagagaaagagatagaATCTGCGAGAAAGTGTGGGGAATTGAAGAAGGAAAGTGGGTTTTGGAGTTGTTTGAAGTCTGCTGTTTTGGGAGGTGTTGGTTTGGCTTCCAGACGCGATGATGATTATAAAAAGGCTATAGTGAAACTGGAGGAGGTGTTCAACTCG ATTGCCGTCCAAATTGGAAGATATATTGTGACCATGATGAGCACTGGAGTTGTACTGGCAATTGGTTTTCAGATGTCAG gtgGTGATAGCCAGATGCATACCTTAATTTGGTATAGCTGGCTTGGAGGGATTATAATTGGAACTATGATAGGTTCTAACATGGTTTTAGAGGAACATTGTCGAGCTGGTCCACGAAATGTTGTCATAACTGGAAG TACAAGGGGACTTGGAAAAGCTCTTGCTCGTGAATTTCTTCTTTCAGGAGATCGTGTGATTGTAGCTTCCCGAAG CCCTGAGTCCGTAAATGAAACTGTCAGAGAGCTTGAGGAAAACCTAAAGGAGGGAAAAAGCACTGCGGGTGGCTCATCAAGTACAAATTTGGCACATGCAAAGGTGGTCGGAATAGCATGCGATGTTTGCGAACCTGGTGATGTGCAGAAATTAGCAAATTTTGCTGTCAATGAACTCGGTTCTATTGATATTTGG ATAAATAATGCTGGCACAAATAAAGGATTTAGACCCTTGCTACAGTTTGATGATGAAGACATTAAACAG ATTGTCTCAACGAACTTGGTGGGCTCTCTACTCTGTACTCGAGAAGCCATGCGTATAATGAGGAACCAAGCTAAAGGGGGGCACATATTTAATATGGATGGGGCAGGCTCTGGGGGATCCAGTACCCCTTTGACAGCTGT ATATGGTTCAACAAAGTGTGGCCTTAGGCAGCTTCAGGCATCACTTTTGAAGGAGTGCAAGCGGTCCAAAGTAGGAGTCCATACAGCATCTCCAGGCATGGTTCTTACAGATCTGCTTCTAAG TGGCTCCACtatacaaaataaacaaatgttTAACATCATATGTGAGCTTCCGGAAACAGTTGCTAGAACTTTAGTCCCACGGATGCGGGTTGTAAAGGGGACAGGGAAGGCCATCAACTACTTGACCCCACCTAGGATCTTACTTGCATTAGTTACTGCTTGGCTGCGAAGAGGCCGCTGGTTTGATGACCAG GGTAAGGCATTATATGCAGCAGAGGCAGACCGGATTCGGAACTGGGCTGAAGACCGCACGCGTTTTTCATTCACTGACGCAACTGAGATGTACACGGAGAACACTTGGGTGTCTGTCTTCTCACTTTCAGTTGTTTGTGCCTTTATAATCCTTTCAAGCACAAATAGCAACTTCCCGGGCACTTGA
- the LOC107431821 gene encoding probable chlorophyll(ide) b reductase NYC1, chloroplastic isoform X2, whose translation MAKVAKLHIGPQGLDNLNFNGHFRTRPILLLGPGYRRYGPGVLTRRYGFCLRSFRSENGGELEEKEIESARKCGELKKESGFWSCLKSAVLGGVGLASRRDDDYKKAIVKLEEVFNSIAVQIGRYIVTMMSTGVVLAIGFQMSGGDSQMHTLIWYSWLGGIIIGTMIGSNMVLEEHCRAGPRNVVITGSTRGLGKALAREFLLSGDRVIVASRSPESVNETVRELEENLKEGKSTAGGSSSTNLAHAKVVGIACDVCEPGDVQKLANFAVNELGSIDIWIVSTNLVGSLLCTREAMRIMRNQAKGGHIFNMDGAGSGGSSTPLTAVYGSTKCGLRQLQASLLKECKRSKVGVHTASPGMVLTDLLLSGSTIQNKQMFNIICELPETVARTLVPRMRVVKGTGKAINYLTPPRILLALVTAWLRRGRWFDDQGKALYAAEADRIRNWAEDRTRFSFTDATEMYTENTWVSVFSLSVVCAFIILSSTNSNFPGT comes from the exons ATGGCCAAAGTTGCAAAGCTTCACATAGGCCCACAGGGTTTAGATAACCTTAACTTCAACGGCCACTTCAGGACCCGCCCGATACTCTTACTTGGTCCGGGCTACCGGCGGTACGGCCCAGGAGTACTCACCCGCCGTTATGGGTTTTGCTTAAGGTCTTTTAGAAGCGAGAATGGAGGGGAATTggaagagaaagagatagaATCTGCGAGAAAGTGTGGGGAATTGAAGAAGGAAAGTGGGTTTTGGAGTTGTTTGAAGTCTGCTGTTTTGGGAGGTGTTGGTTTGGCTTCCAGACGCGATGATGATTATAAAAAGGCTATAGTGAAACTGGAGGAGGTGTTCAACTCG ATTGCCGTCCAAATTGGAAGATATATTGTGACCATGATGAGCACTGGAGTTGTACTGGCAATTGGTTTTCAGATGTCAG gtgGTGATAGCCAGATGCATACCTTAATTTGGTATAGCTGGCTTGGAGGGATTATAATTGGAACTATGATAGGTTCTAACATGGTTTTAGAGGAACATTGTCGAGCTGGTCCACGAAATGTTGTCATAACTGGAAG TACAAGGGGACTTGGAAAAGCTCTTGCTCGTGAATTTCTTCTTTCAGGAGATCGTGTGATTGTAGCTTCCCGAAG CCCTGAGTCCGTAAATGAAACTGTCAGAGAGCTTGAGGAAAACCTAAAGGAGGGAAAAAGCACTGCGGGTGGCTCATCAAGTACAAATTTGGCACATGCAAAGGTGGTCGGAATAGCATGCGATGTTTGCGAACCTGGTGATGTGCAGAAATTAGCAAATTTTGCTGTCAATGAACTCGGTTCTATTGATATTTGG ATTGTCTCAACGAACTTGGTGGGCTCTCTACTCTGTACTCGAGAAGCCATGCGTATAATGAGGAACCAAGCTAAAGGGGGGCACATATTTAATATGGATGGGGCAGGCTCTGGGGGATCCAGTACCCCTTTGACAGCTGT ATATGGTTCAACAAAGTGTGGCCTTAGGCAGCTTCAGGCATCACTTTTGAAGGAGTGCAAGCGGTCCAAAGTAGGAGTCCATACAGCATCTCCAGGCATGGTTCTTACAGATCTGCTTCTAAG TGGCTCCACtatacaaaataaacaaatgttTAACATCATATGTGAGCTTCCGGAAACAGTTGCTAGAACTTTAGTCCCACGGATGCGGGTTGTAAAGGGGACAGGGAAGGCCATCAACTACTTGACCCCACCTAGGATCTTACTTGCATTAGTTACTGCTTGGCTGCGAAGAGGCCGCTGGTTTGATGACCAG GGTAAGGCATTATATGCAGCAGAGGCAGACCGGATTCGGAACTGGGCTGAAGACCGCACGCGTTTTTCATTCACTGACGCAACTGAGATGTACACGGAGAACACTTGGGTGTCTGTCTTCTCACTTTCAGTTGTTTGTGCCTTTATAATCCTTTCAAGCACAAATAGCAACTTCCCGGGCACTTGA